A genomic region of Pelodiscus sinensis isolate JC-2024 chromosome 19, ASM4963464v1, whole genome shotgun sequence contains the following coding sequences:
- the LOC142819041 gene encoding uncharacterized protein LOC142819041 produces the protein MSQPSEGSQPSTAPHDQPGGSQEPARGRKRRAPAWSSAEIVDLIEVWGEASNVHDLRTSHRNAAVYGRMAASLAARGHQRSREQVRCKIKDLRQSYSRACLPGADPEACPHFHALDRLLGAHAVPAPRDVIDPGAEGPLLDTEEEQEGSESQEPAASLPRTRDPRGTPQSRSPASSEAGEASTSAAPGTAGRTTPPAAAARARASRTARNQEDYQRRHLRFLDRQLRLQDHWVQEDLRLRQRSLEALEEQGRALRGHLQSLLDRIPFPPPPAPPLAPPLAPPAPPLAPPAPPLAPPAPPLAPPAPPAPPASAPASSTPPVLSAPPSTTIPHRRPRTRSVARRERHPDSHP, from the exons atgagccagccatccgagggctcccagccctccactgctccccacgaccagcctggcggctcccaggagcctgcccgggggcgcaaaaggcgggcgcccgcctggtcaagtgcggagatcgtggacctcatcgaggtttggggggaagcctccaatgtccacgatctccgcactagccaccggaatgcggccgtctatggacgcatggctgccagcctggccgccaggggccaccagcgcagccgggagcaggtgcgctgcaagattaaagacttgcggcagtcctactcccgggcctgcctgccaggggctgacccggaggcctgcccccacttccacgccctggaccgcctcctgggggctcatgccgtccctgccccccgggacgtgattgaccccggggcagagggaccgctcctggacaccgaggaggagcaagagggctctgagagccaggagcctgctgccagccttcccaggacccgggacccccgaggcaccccacagagccgctcgcctgcatcatcagaggccggggaggcgtccacct ctgcagcaccggggactgcagggcgcaccacaccgcctgcagcagccgcccgcgcccgggcaagcaggacagccaggaaccaggaggactaccagaggcggcatctccggttcctggaccgacagctccgtctccaggaccactgggtccaggaggacctcaggctgcgccagaggagtctggaggccctggaggagcagggccgtgccctgcgaggccacctccagagcctgctagaccgcattccatttcctcctccccctgctccccctcttgctccccctcttgctccccctgctccccctcttgctccccctgctccccctcttgctcctcctgctccccctcttgctcctcctgctcctcctgctcctcctgcttccgctcctgcttcctccacaccccctgtcctctctgcccccccctccacaaccattccccaccgacgcccccggacccgcagtgtggcgagacgggagaggcacccagactcccacccctga